The DNA segment CATCGCCGGGTTACCGGTCTGGATCTGGTGGCACGTCGGCTGGCTCGGTCTGGCAAGCGTCGTCTTTTACGTCTTCACGCAGCGAGCGTGGGGCCTCGGCGTCGAGCGAGGTGAGAACCGTGGCTAACGTACCGCTCCAGCTCGGGATCATCACCGCGTATCTCCTGATTGCGCTTGTAGTCGGACTGTTGGCGTATCGGGTAACCGACCGCACCGCCGAGGACTACTACCTGGCGAGTCGAACGTTCGGAACGGTCGTGTTGCTGTTCACGACCTTTGCGACCCTGTTGTCGGCGTTCACCTTCTTCGGGGGGCCGAACATATCGGCCGGGTCAGGGCCCGAGTGGATCCTCGTAATGGGTTTGATGGACGGCGTGCTCTTCGCCGTCCTCTGGTACGTGATCGGCTACAAACAGTGGTTGCTCGGCCAGCGGGAGGGGTATCTCACGCTCGGGCAGATGCTCGGCGATCGGTTCGGATCGACCGCACTTCGGGTGCTGGTTGCGGCCGTCAGCATCTTCTGGCTGTTTCCCTACGTCATGCTCCAGCAACAGGGGGCCGGTACGGCGCTGGTTGCCCTGACCGAGGGTGCAGTCCCCTACTGGGTCGGGGCCGGCGGGATCACTCTGTTTATGATCGTCTACGTGACCCTTGCAGGGATGCGTGGGGTTGCCTGGACGGACACCCTGCAGGGACTCTTTATGCTCGTGATGGTCTGGGGGGCGTTCGTCTGGGTTCTCGCAGCGGTCGGTGGACCGACCGCGGCGACCAGCAAACTCGCGAGCACCGATCCGGAGTTCCTCGCGCTCGGGGGCGGACTGTACTCGCCACAGTACGTCATCTCGACGGCCGTCTCGATCGCGTTCGGCGTGTCGATGTTCCCGCAGGTCAACCAGCGGTTTTTCGTCGCCGAGTCCAAGATGGTGCTCAAGCGGACCTTCGCGCTGTGGCCGGTGCTCGTCATCCTGCTGTTCGTCCCCGCGTTTATGCTCGGCGCCTGGGCCGCCGGCTATGGGATCTCGCCCGCGGACGGCAACGTCCTCCCGCTGTTGCTCAACGAGTTCACGCCCGGCTGGTTCGCAGCACTGGTCGTCGCCGGCGCGATGGCCGCGATGATGTCCTCCAGCGACTCGATGCTCCTGTCGGGATCGTCCTATCTCACGCGGGACATCTACCGGCAGGTCGTCTCGACAGCCACCCAGCGTCGGGAGGATCTGCTGGCCCGGGTCGGTGTCGCACTCTTTGCCGCTCTCACCTTCGTCGCGAGCCTGTTCCAGCCCGGGACGCTCGTGGAGATCGGTGACACCGCTTTCGGCGGGTTCGCACAGCTCGCGCTGCCAGTGATCGTGGCGCTGTACTGGACCGGAACGACCCGCAAGGGTATGCTTTCGGGCGTGCTCGGCAGTCAGACGTTTTACCTCGCCAGCGTCTTCGTGCCCGTCGTCCCGTCGTCGTATCTCGGCGGGTGGTCGGCCTCGATCGTCGGAATGGTCCTGGGCCTGATACTTACCGTGAGCGTCTCCCTGGCTACCGTCGCCGCACCCGAAGAAAACGCCAGCCGGTTCAGCAATCTACAGGCAGAGTAGGGCGAGTGCCTCGGGGTCATCCGGAAATCAAAGATTTCCGTGATCACGAGAATCGAAGATTCTCGGACGACTTGACCCCGAGGGTGAAGCCCGTCACCCGTGCAGTAATTCAAACAATTAATACAACAGAGATACTACGTGGTTGTAACGGTCAGAGAACACCCTCTAAAGGCGGAGTTGCAGACCTCAATTCCGCGCTGGCCGTGTCGCAGATTTGGAAACGTGGCCCCTCTCAACACGGTCCATTGGGCGTGAGACGGGGGTTTCAACGGGTCGAGTGGAGCGACCGACCTCCACGGACACACGCGGTGTGTTCGGGTGTGAATTCCAGCCGACCCCTTCACTGGGGAAGGTCGGAGGGAATTAAATTCCCTTGCCGGGCGCGGTGCCGACCCTAAACAGGGAAGCCTCGGGGCTTGTCCCCGAGGTACTTCACGGGCGACCGACGCGGAGTAATATACTTTTTACGACCGGCCACGCTACTCACTCGACATGCACACCCACATCGTCCCGGTCGGATTCGACTACGACCGGTTGATCGCGCCACTGGTGCGCGAGCAGCTCGACGTCGATCGGGCGATTCTGCTGGAGGGCGCGGTCGGCAGCGAGGCCAATGTCGAATACTCACAGCAGCTGGCTGCCCAACTGGAGACCGACTTCCAGAGCCTCCTGGGGGCGGAAACCGAACGCATCTCACTCGCAGACGTCTACGACTACGACGCGGCCTTCGAGGAGGCCTACGCCCTGATCAACGCCGAACTCGATCACAGTCCTGAGACGGAAGTGTGGGTCAACATCTCCGCGATGCCCCGGCCGGTCTCCTTTGCGTTCGCGACGGCCGCCAACTCCATTATGGTCGAACGCGAGGGCGACCGCGACCGGATCCACACTTACTACACGGCTCCCGAGAAGTACCTCGAAACTGAGCTGGCCGAGGAGTTGCGCGAGGGGATCGACCTGGTGACCGATCTCAGTCGGGAGCTTGACGACGACCGGGTGGAGGAGTGGCTCACGAGCGCCCGGGACCTGCTCGCGGAGTTCGACGAGCGCGGGACGACCATCGGTGCCAAGGAGATTGACGGCAGCTACGTCGTCGAACTTCCGGTGGCGTCGTTCTCGAACGTCAAACCCTTTGAGGAAGTCATCCTCTTCACCCTCGGCGAACACGACGAGTTCGAATCGGTCTCCGAACTGGCCCAGCAACTGGCGACGGAACTCGGTGAGGAGTACACCGACAGCTTCCGCTCGAAAGTGCTGTACAACGTCGATCGGCTCGGCCCCGGCGGCAAGGGCTACATCGAACAGGAGTCACACGGCAAGTCCTACCGGACTCGACTCTCCCGAATCGGACAGCTGTGGGTTCGAGCCCATTCCGACGACGAGCGCGAACGATTCAGCGAGTGGGGCCGAAGCTAGAATTTCAATCGGGAACAATACTAGCGCCGAAATCCATCCGATAACTGCAGTATGTTATCGATAAACATGACCAATACCGGCCGATATACCGGCCACGGGCGGGCCACACTCACATGGACCGAGTGATTTAACTTTGAATAGAATTGTGTTATACATACAATGATCGACGTAGCTATTATCGGCGGTGGGCCCGCGGGATCGAGTGCTGCAGTGTACACGGCGCGGGCGGATCAGGAGACGCTGATCTTCGACAAGGGAGACGGCACGACGGAGAATGTTGACTTCATGGAGAACGTCTACGGGTTCCCGGAGGGTGCGACCGGCCCGGAACTCGTCGACGTCGGACAGGAGCAGGCCACGAAATTCGGCGCGGAGATCGTCGAGGAGGAGGTCGTCCGAGTCGCCGAAGCGGACGACGGGTACCTCGTCGAGACTGAAGCAGACGAGTACACAGCCCGTGGGATCATCCTCGCGACGGGCGCGTCCTACGAGTCGCCGGCGATCCCCCACGTCGACGACTACGAGGGCAAGGGTGTCTCCTACTGTGTCGAGTGTGACGCCTTTTTCTATCAGGACTCGCCGGTCGGCATCGTCGGTGCGGGCAACTACGCCGCCAAGGAAGCGATGATGATGCTGGACTACACCGACGACGTCCGCGTGCTGACCAACGGCACCGACCTGGAGATGGACGACGTGCTGCAGGAACAGCTACAGGACGAACAGATCGAGATCATCACCGAACCCGTCGACCACATCGTCGGCGACGAGATGGTCGAAGGCGTCGAACTCGATGACGGTGACGTCATCGAACTCGAAGGGCTGTTCGTCGCGCTCGGCGCGGCCGGTGGCGCGGACATCGCCGACATGCTCGGCATCCCGCGGGACGGGTCGTACCTCGACGTCGACGAGGACCAGTTTACGGGCGTCGACCGGGTCTACGCTGCCGGTGACCTCACCGGTGGCCAGCGCCAGGTCAACGTCTCCGTCGGCGAGGGCACGACGGCTGCGATCAACCTGCTCGAGGACTTCCGCGGCGGCGAGTACATCGACTACAAGAAAATCGAAGCGTAGGGCGTTCTATCGCGTAAACGTCCCTGCGATCGCCTCGCGATACCGAGCCGCCAGTTCCGTAATGACGAGTCGATCTCGCGGGTCGACGCCGAGCACGACCAGTCCGAACATATAACTCGCGAGTCCGACGAGTGTGCCGGCTGCGATGGCAGTGAGGCCGGACAGCGACACTCGCACGGCGAGCATCGCCGCGATCATACCGCTGCCGGCGACCAGCGGCTTCAGGAAGGTCCGATCGAACGGGAACAGCCCCTCGAAGTGCCGGAGCAACAGCACCTGCAGCCCGTTCTGCGTGGCGATCGCCAGCGAGGTGCCCAGCGCCGCACCGACCAGTCCGAACCTGACGGTGAACGCGTACGTCAGGGCCACGTTCAGGACGGCGAGTATCCAGTCCAAGAGCATGCGGGCGTACTGGTGGTCGGTCATCATCAGCAACCACCCGGTTGCGCCGACGGCGCTGCCGACGAACACGCCGCCGAGATATACGACCAGCGGGACGTACCCGCGTGCGTACGTCGGCCCGAAGACCGCGAGCAACTGCTCTCCGTAGACGCCGAGCACGGCGAGGAAGGGGAGGACGGTCGTCACGATGAGCCGCGTCGCCGAGGAGTAGACGGCGTTGAGTGTCTCCATCTGATCGTCAGCATAGAGATCAGACGCGACCGGCGGCAACAACTGGTTGAACGACAACAGCGGGATCCAGGTGATCGAGATCAACACGAGCACGACGTTGTAGGTCCCGGCGTCGACAGCCGTCAATAGCGCACCGACCAGCAGGATGTCGACCCGGTTCTGGAACACCTTTCCGAGGCTGCTCATCGCGACCGGGCCAGCGTGGTTGTAGAACCGTCGTGCCTCGCTACGGATCCCGTGCACTCGTGGCACGATTCCGGTCGACCGGGTCGACGCGGGGACCCCGATGACGACTAACGCGAGCATACAGACGACCATCGCACCCGCGACGCCGACGACCGAATACCCCAGCGCCAGTGCGAGTGTCGCGCCGACGAGACGGGCTGACGGTCGCAAGAGCTTGTTGAACAGCACCTCTCCGCGCGCGGAGCCGATCGCCCGGAAGATCGCCGCGACGATCATCACGAGCCCGAGCAGTCCGACGAGCAGCCCGAACAGCCGCATCGCCGGCGTGAACGCCGGTTCGGTGACGGTGCGCTCGTTGATCAGCGGTGCGAGTAGCCAGACGCTGACCGCGATGACGCTCCCGAAGCCGATCGTCGTCACGTAGGCCAATCCGGTCACGCGAGAGCGCTGTGCGGCGTCATCGGCCGCGGGGAGAAACCGCTGGAGTGCGGGGACGCTTCCGAACGTGACCAGGCGCGACAGGACCTGGGCGATCCGCCAGGCCAGCGCGTACACCCCGTAGGTGACCGGGCCGAGCCCGCGCGTGAGGACGAACTCGGTTGCCGTCGACAGGGCTCGCTGTGCCGAAACGGCTCCCGAGGTGACGACGGCACCGTGGGCAATCGTCACGAGCGCGTCGCGTTCGTCCGGGTCGATATCGCGCGACACCGATTAGAGCAGTGCACCCGCAGCGGCGATCGCTTCCTCCGCGACGACGCCGAACCCGGGCAACAGCAGCACTGTCACGACGGCCGCGCCGACGACCGCAGCGTAGAGGCCGGCCGGGTAGGAGTCGATCTCGCGGGGCGTCTCGGGCGTCTCGATCCACAGCGCCTTGACGAGCCGCGAGTAGTAGTACAGGCTCAAGGCGCTGTTGATCAGCGCGATGACGACCAGCCACCACAGGCCGGCCCCGATCACGCCCATGAAGAGGACGTACTTCGAGAGGAAGCCCGCGCCGACGGGCAACCCGGCCAGGCTGAACAGGAAGACCGTCATCGCGACGGAGGCGATCGGCGCGTCCCGCCAGAGCCCGTTGTAGTCCTCGAACCGGCGGCCGACGCCCCAGTACTCGGCCAGCGCGACGAACAGGAACGCACCCGTGTTCATGAAGCCGTAGACCAGCAGGTGCATCATCCCGGCACCGAGCAGCAGGCTGTCGTTGCTCACGTCCGCGAGCAGACTCTCCGTGCCCGTCCCGGAGAACGCGGCAAGTGCCATCAGGACGTAGCCGGCGTGACCGATCGAGGAGTACGCCAGCATACGCTTGACCTTCTCCTGTGTCGCGGCCGCGAAGTTCCCGAGCGTCATCGTGACGACCGACAGGATCAGGAACGCCAGCGTCCAGTCGAAGGTCCCCGAGACCGCCTCGATCGGGAACGCGACGGTGAACACGCGGAACGCGAGCACGAATCCGGCGGCCTTCGAGGCCGAGGAGAGGAAGCCGGAGATCGGCGCGGGCGCACCCTCGTAGGCCTCCGGCGCCCAGAAGTGGAACGGCACGGCGGCGGTCTTGAACGCGACTCCGCCGATGACCATCAGGATGCCGAGCCCGAGGATACCCGGCCCACCGGCGAGTGAGTCTGTGGCGATCGCGTCAGCGACCATATCGAACTGCATCGCGCCGGTCGCGCCATAGACGAGGCTGATCCCGTAGACGAAGATCGCCGACGACAGCGCGCCGACGAGGAAGTACTTCAGGCCGGCCTCGACGGACCCGCGGTTGTGCTTGAGGTAGGCCACGAGTGCGTAGGACGGCAACGAGACGAGTTCGACGGCGACGAACGCCGACGCCAGGCTGTTCGCGGAGGCGACCATCGCCATCCCGGTCGCCGCCAGGAACACGAGCGAGTAGTACTCGGCCTGGTGGTCTTCCTCGGCGATGTAGTCGTGGCTACCGAGCACGACGAGGGCGGTGACGCTGCCGATCAGCGCCGTGAAGAACAGACTCATCTCGTCGACGATGTACGCGCCGTCGAACAACTCGACCGTCCCCGCTTCGAGGAGGAACCAGCCCGAGAGCACGACAGCGGCCAGCGAGCCGACCAGCCCGACGCCCGTCAGGACCGTCAGGCTCAGCGAGCCCGATTCCGGCTCGATGCTGTCTAACAGGAACAACACCAGCGCCGTCACGGCGAAAGCGAGCATCGGCGCCATCCCGGCCCAGTCAGGCAGGTTGACGAGCGGATCCATCAGGCACCACCTCCGAGACTATCGACGATGGGATTGATCGCGTCCTGGATCATCCCCATGAAGAGGTCGGGGTTGACCCCCAGGACGATCACGCAGGCCAAAAGCACCGCGAGCGGCGCGACGTCGTGCAGCGGCGCACGGCCGACCTCGTAGTCGGTACCGAGGTCGAACTCGCCGAACAGCGTCCGCTGCATGGCCCACAGCAGGTAGCCGGCGACGATGACGATGCCGAACATCGCTGCGGCCGTGAACAGCGGCGAAAGCGACAGGTGCGGCGTGCCGAACGATCCGAGGAAGACGAACACCTCGGCGGCGAAGCCGCTCATCAGCGGCAGCCCCATGTAGCCGAACGCAGCCGCGACGAAGATCCCGACTGTCCAGGGCATCCGGTCGGCCATCCCGGACATGTCTCCGACCAGCCGGGTGTGGGTCTCGTTGTAGATGACGCCGACGACCATGAACATCAACCCGGAGATGAACCCGTGCGAGATCATCTGGAAGGTCGCGCCGCCGATCCCGTAGGTCGTGTACGCGACTAGCCCGAGGATGACATAGCCCATCGAGGAGATCGAGGAGTAGGCCACGATTCGTTTGAGGTCCTGCTGGGCCAGCGCGAGCATCGCGCCGTAGATCACGCTGAGCACCGCAATCGCGGCGATGAGCTCGGCGTAGTCGGTGGCGACCTCGGGCAGCATCGTGA comes from the Halapricum desulfuricans genome and includes:
- a CDS encoding DUF3311 domain-containing protein, which codes for MTERVRIALWGTVAFVLIALAVPWFMWRSDAVIAGLPVWIWWHVGWLGLASVVFYVFTQRAWGLGVERGENRG
- a CDS encoding sodium:solute symporter family protein; the protein is MANVPLQLGIITAYLLIALVVGLLAYRVTDRTAEDYYLASRTFGTVVLLFTTFATLLSAFTFFGGPNISAGSGPEWILVMGLMDGVLFAVLWYVIGYKQWLLGQREGYLTLGQMLGDRFGSTALRVLVAAVSIFWLFPYVMLQQQGAGTALVALTEGAVPYWVGAGGITLFMIVYVTLAGMRGVAWTDTLQGLFMLVMVWGAFVWVLAAVGGPTAATSKLASTDPEFLALGGGLYSPQYVISTAVSIAFGVSMFPQVNQRFFVAESKMVLKRTFALWPVLVILLFVPAFMLGAWAAGYGISPADGNVLPLLLNEFTPGWFAALVVAGAMAAMMSSSDSMLLSGSSYLTRDIYRQVVSTATQRREDLLARVGVALFAALTFVASLFQPGTLVEIGDTAFGGFAQLALPVIVALYWTGTTRKGMLSGVLGSQTFYLASVFVPVVPSSYLGGWSASIVGMVLGLILTVSVSLATVAAPEENASRFSNLQAE
- a CDS encoding DUF6293 family protein, whose protein sequence is MHTHIVPVGFDYDRLIAPLVREQLDVDRAILLEGAVGSEANVEYSQQLAAQLETDFQSLLGAETERISLADVYDYDAAFEEAYALINAELDHSPETEVWVNISAMPRPVSFAFATAANSIMVEREGDRDRIHTYYTAPEKYLETELAEELREGIDLVTDLSRELDDDRVEEWLTSARDLLAEFDERGTTIGAKEIDGSYVVELPVASFSNVKPFEEVILFTLGEHDEFESVSELAQQLATELGEEYTDSFRSKVLYNVDRLGPGGKGYIEQESHGKSYRTRLSRIGQLWVRAHSDDERERFSEWGRS
- a CDS encoding NAD(P)/FAD-dependent oxidoreductase; the encoded protein is MIDVAIIGGGPAGSSAAVYTARADQETLIFDKGDGTTENVDFMENVYGFPEGATGPELVDVGQEQATKFGAEIVEEEVVRVAEADDGYLVETEADEYTARGIILATGASYESPAIPHVDDYEGKGVSYCVECDAFFYQDSPVGIVGAGNYAAKEAMMMLDYTDDVRVLTNGTDLEMDDVLQEQLQDEQIEIITEPVDHIVGDEMVEGVELDDGDVIELEGLFVALGAAGGADIADMLGIPRDGSYLDVDEDQFTGVDRVYAAGDLTGGQRQVNVSVGEGTTAAINLLEDFRGGEYIDYKKIEA
- a CDS encoding lipopolysaccharide biosynthesis protein, whose amino-acid sequence is MSRDIDPDERDALVTIAHGAVVTSGAVSAQRALSTATEFVLTRGLGPVTYGVYALAWRIAQVLSRLVTFGSVPALQRFLPAADDAAQRSRVTGLAYVTTIGFGSVIAVSVWLLAPLINERTVTEPAFTPAMRLFGLLVGLLGLVMIVAAIFRAIGSARGEVLFNKLLRPSARLVGATLALALGYSVVGVAGAMVVCMLALVVIGVPASTRSTGIVPRVHGIRSEARRFYNHAGPVAMSSLGKVFQNRVDILLVGALLTAVDAGTYNVVLVLISITWIPLLSFNQLLPPVASDLYADDQMETLNAVYSSATRLIVTTVLPFLAVLGVYGEQLLAVFGPTYARGYVPLVVYLGGVFVGSAVGATGWLLMMTDHQYARMLLDWILAVLNVALTYAFTVRFGLVGAALGTSLAIATQNGLQVLLLRHFEGLFPFDRTFLKPLVAGSGMIAAMLAVRVSLSGLTAIAAGTLVGLASYMFGLVVLGVDPRDRLVITELAARYREAIAGTFTR
- a CDS encoding NADH-quinone oxidoreductase subunit N, which codes for MDPLVNLPDWAGMAPMLAFAVTALVLFLLDSIEPESGSLSLTVLTGVGLVGSLAAVVLSGWFLLEAGTVELFDGAYIVDEMSLFFTALIGSVTALVVLGSHDYIAEEDHQAEYYSLVFLAATGMAMVASANSLASAFVAVELVSLPSYALVAYLKHNRGSVEAGLKYFLVGALSSAIFVYGISLVYGATGAMQFDMVADAIATDSLAGGPGILGLGILMVIGGVAFKTAAVPFHFWAPEAYEGAPAPISGFLSSASKAAGFVLAFRVFTVAFPIEAVSGTFDWTLAFLILSVVTMTLGNFAAATQEKVKRMLAYSSIGHAGYVLMALAAFSGTGTESLLADVSNDSLLLGAGMMHLLVYGFMNTGAFLFVALAEYWGVGRRFEDYNGLWRDAPIASVAMTVFLFSLAGLPVGAGFLSKYVLFMGVIGAGLWWLVVIALINSALSLYYYSRLVKALWIETPETPREIDSYPAGLYAAVVGAAVVTVLLLPGFGVVAEEAIAAAGALL